AAGAAATAAATAAGCTAATAAAGCAATGCATTGAAATGCAAGGCATGGTCAAAAAGTTTAGCAAAATGGATCAAGGACAAATGCAAAAAATGCAAAACATGATGAACATTAAATTTCAATGAAGAGATTATTGTGGTATGAGTAACAAACTAAGTGCTGGTAATAAAAATAATACTACAGTGCAAAAAGAAGAAAATAATGATCATCATGAGACATTAAATGATACGGTTAAGAATATGAAATTTGAAGTAGGATCTAAATTGTATGAAGCGCTAAGAGCAAATATAAGGCGCAGAAAGCAACTGCGAAACACAGATCAGAAGTAAGATGCGTTGTCTGATTATTTACTCGGTATTTTTAAAAGTTTTGTTTGTAACTTAATGCTGATTTTTGTCTTTTTACGTAACTTATGACTTGTTGAAGATATCTAAAAACATTGCTAATTTCGTTTTTATCTGTTAGTCAAATTCCTAACCTCGTATGTTCTAAGTTGATTTTAGTGCTTTTTGTTTGTACTTCTTGTGTTATAAGCAGAATTAGCTGATAATCCCACGGGTAGATTAGACTTCTTCTTAAAACTCGATTACAGGTGAGGCAAGTGCAGTGTACACGGAGTGCATGAGTATCCACTTAAAGGCTAAGGATGTGATAAAGCAATTGGAAACTGAAGCAAGCGTTTGAAGAAGAAGTCTATTGTAGGATTATTAAAAAATAAAAATATGATTAAATACTTTTAATTATGCATTTTCATAAATTAGCGCTTTGTGCTCTTATAGTTTTGTTCGTAGTCGGATGCTCAGTGCGGAGAATTAATTCGGGATATCAATATGAAAATGCTGATCTTCAGAGCATTGTGAAATCACAATCTACATCAGACGATGTGAACAGGATACTAGGTACTCCTACTGTTACTTCAGATTTCGGTCCTAAGACTTTCTTTTATATGGGGGCGAAATACGATAAGATCGCGTTCTTTGATCCTAAGCTAATAGAGCAAAAGATAATCGCAATCTCTTTCAATAACAATGATGTTGTTAATGATATACGCTTTTATGGAACAGAAGATAGTAGAATGGTTGTCTTTAGCAAGGATAGCATCATAATTAAAGGGAATGAAGTAAGCTTGTTCAGGCAGCTCTTTAGAAATCTAGGAAGGTTTAATAGGTCTCCTAGCAATTTATGAAGAGTGTTAAATTAATTGCTTTGCTAGGCATTTTACCTAACACATTAAAAACACAAAGTTAAACATGCTGTTTGCTTTTTAAGAAGAGCGAGGTTACGAGTATCATCCGCTTTTTACACGTTTTGTGAATTTGTATCTTAATGCGTATAGCGAAAAATTTGATGTTTGTAACTTATGGAAACAATAATTATAGCTTTAGCTTCACTGTTTTTTGTTCTCCTGTCGCAGTTCTTTGTGTATAGGAAAGTATCTATATTTGCAGGTAGAAGTGGCGCTCTTGAGGAGCTAACAAAGCAAATAACAGAACTAACATACCTTAGTGTATCGAATAAAACACAAATTGAGAGCTTGCAATCTCATATATCAGAACAGCTGAAAGTAAGTAGAGATATTCAACAGGAACAGCTAAAATTCATTAGTGATGCTCTTGAAAAACTTAAAACAGCAAATGATCTACATGCAGATAGAATGAGACAGACAGTAGATTCTAAACTTCTTGATATACAGCATAGCAATGATAAAAAACTTGAAGAGATGAGAAAGACTGTGGATGAAAAGTTGCATAGCACTTTGGAGCAACGCCTTAATCAGTCATTCAAACTTGTTAGTGATAAGCTTGAAATGTTGCATAAAGGACTTGGACAGATGCAGAGTATTTCATCACAGGTTGTAGATCTAAAAAATATTCTTTCAAACGTGAAAACTAGAGGTATTTGGGGCGAGGTACAGCTAAAATCTATTATAGAGCAGATAATGACCCCTGAGCAATACCTGGAAAACATAAATGTAATCCCAGGGAGTCAAGAGAGAGTCGAATATGCAGTCAGACTCCCTGGTAGAGATAATTCTGGAGATATTTTGCTCCCTATTGATGCCAAATTTCCTCTTGAAGATTATCAGCGTTTAATAGAAGCCCAAAAAACTGGAGATGTTAATCGAATCAAAGAATATGCTAGTAATTTAAAAAAGGTTGTAAAGAAACAAGCGAAAACTATTAGTGAGAAATATATAAAGGATCCATATACTACGGATTTTGCTATTATGTTCATGGCAACTGAAGGGCTTTATGCAGAAGTGCTGCAAGAGCCTGGAATAGTTGAGGAGCTGCAAAGTAGTTATAGAGTTATTATTGCAGGGCCTGCGACTATCAGTGCTATGCTAAGCAGTTTAAAAATGGGCTTTAAGACTTTAGCAATTGAGAGAAAGTCAAAAGAGCTTTGGGCGCTTCTTGCTCCGCTTAAATCCCAGTTTAATAATTTTGGTACTCTTCTTGGCAAAACAAGGCTGAAGCTAGAACAGGCGACCGAAACAATTGTAAAAGTTGAAAATGAAACGAGGAAAATACAGAATAATTTTCAAAATATAGAGAGCTCCTCTGCAGCAAACGTTGTAGAATTAGATGTAGAACATCTTCCAAGTATTTAAATTGAAGTGTCTTAAGAGCAAATTTTCAGATTATTGACATGCTAAATTCTATAGTTAAATGGGCTGCTTTTTTGTTTGGTGTCTGTTTATTGTTTGTCATTTTTTCATTACAGCTAATTATATTTTTCAGTCATGACTTGCCGGATTATCAGCAACTTGCAGATTATGATCCACCAGGTATAACGAGACTTTATTCACACAGTGGTGAAGTTTTGTCGGAATATGCTATAGAAAAACGTACATTTGTACCGATATCAGAAGTGCCAACGATTGTAATTAATGCGTTTTTGGCTGCTGAAGATAAGAATTTCTTTCAACATCCTGGTGTGGATTTATACAGCACTATTAGAGCTGCGATACAAAGCGTGCTTAACTTAGCGGCTAGCAAAAGAGTTGTGGGCGGTTCTACAATTACACAGCAGGTTGTGAAGGATTTTTTGCTTACAAACGAACGCAGTATATCTAGAAAAATCAAAGAAGCTATCCTTGCTTATAGAATTAGTAAGATATATTCAAAGCATAGGATACTTGAACTATACTTAAACCAGATTTTCTTAGGTAATAACTCATATGGTATTGTAACTGCAGCTCAAAATTATTTTGATAAAGATCTAAAAGATCTGAATATCGCAGAAGCTGCAATGCTTGCTGCGTTGCCTAAAGCTCCTTCTACTCTTAATCCATTTACTAATTACTCGAAAGCAAAAATAAGACGTGATTGGGTAATTGAACGAATGGCAGAGGAGGAAATGATTACCGATAGAGAGGCTGCAAAATATATTAAGCAAAAAATATTGCTGCGTACGAAGCGTATGTTGCAAGAACATGGTGAAAGTTTTTATACAGAGTCTGTCAAACAAGAGCTTGTTAAAATGTTTGGAGAGCATGATGTTGTATCTAAGGGGTTTGTTGTAAACACAAATTTGGATATTGAGCTGCAAAGATTTGCTGATGAGTCTTTCAAAAAAGGATTGATTGGATACGATAAGAAACATGGGTGGCGTGGTCCTATAGATAAAATCTCAAGTAGTGAAATAGCAAATTGGCAAAATGTTATATCAAGATATTCAGCAGTGGCTATAGAAAATAACCTAGATGTCGCAATAGTGCTGAAGATAGCGAATAATAGAGCTATTATAGGTCTTCCGAATTCATCGCAAGGATTTATTGCATTTGATGATGTAAAGTGGGCTAGAAAAAATCTAAAGAATCAAACATTAGGGCCGCAATTAAATAGTATCTCTGAAGTATTAAATGCCGGACATGTGATTTTTGTTAAAAATATTGAAGGCGATAAATACACACTTGAACAAGTTCCAGATGTGGAAGGTGGTATGGTAGTTATGGAGCCATATACAGGTAAAGTTCTAGCAATGGTTGGTGGCTTTAATGGAAATAAAACATATTTTAATCGTGCAATCCAAGCAGAGCGTCAGCCAGGTTCTGTGTTTAAACCATTGGTATATCTTGCGGCGTTGGAGCAAAATATACAGCCAAACACAATAATACTAGATGAGCCAATTTCTGTTAGCCAAGGAAAGGGAATGCCAAATTGGTCGCCAAAGAATTATAATGCAAATTTCTTGGGCCCCATTACTTTGCGAACGGCGCTTGAAAAATCTAGGAATACTCCGACTGTAAGGATTATGTTAACAGTTGGATTGCCATCAATTATAGAACTTGCTAATCGTTTTGGAGTATATAAAAAAAGCAAAGCTGCTTATTCAATTGCACTTGGAGCATTTGAAACAACTCTTATGGAGATAACTAATGCATATAATACAGTTGCAAGTGGTGGTCTTGCAGTCACTCCGAAACTTATAGAGAGCATATATGATAGGCGTGGGAATATGATCTATAGGTCGGAAGATATAATTTGTAAGTCTTGCACATCAGATCTGATAAGTAGCATAGCAGATGGTAGTATATATGAAGATGCAGAATTACCTGATATAGAATACCCTACATATAGATTGGTGGATACTGATACGAACTACCAATTTGTTTCTTTGTTAGAAGGCGCTATGCGAAGGGGAACAGGCGCAAAGGCGAATGTGCTTGGAATTCCAGTTGCAGGAAAGACAGGCACAACAAATGATAGTTTTGACGCATGGTTTGTAGGATTTACGCCATATATAATTGTTGGTGTTTATGTTGGATTTGATAAACCAAGAACTCTTGGGGCGAGAGAGACTGGTTCTACCGTTGCATTGCCTATTTTTATAGATTTTATGCAAAAAGCTTGTGCTAAAATGCCGGCATTAGAATTTGCAGTTCCAGATGGTATTGCGCTTAAAGCTGTAAATAAAAGAACTGGTAGAGTATTGGAGGAAGAAGACTATGAGGTAGCAAAATCTGATATCATAATTGAGGCATTCAAAAAGAATCATTCTTGGTCTCATGCATTTAGAGATAGATCTGAGGAAAATTTGGAAGAGTCGATTCCTCATTATAACCTAGGAGAAATATTATCCACTTTAGATGAAGAAGAGTAGATTTCATGGAAGATTTTTATAAGCACAAGAAATATCTTCAATCTTTTGCTGTAAGAGGGAGGTCTTTAAGTCCTGATCAAAATTATTTAATGCTAGATGTTCTCAAAAAATTTTCTGCTTCTGTAAATTGTGAAAGGATTTTTGAAAATATAGAGCAATGTGAGAGAAAAATAAATTTTGAGATAGGGTTCGGTGACGGAAAAAATTTGATAGAGCGTGCTACTAAATTTCCAGAACAAATATTCATAGGCTGTGAGGTATATAAAAAAGGGTTATTTAGAGTTGCTTCATATATCAAAGATAATGATGCTGCAAATATATACTTTTATGAAGGTGATGGGCGTGAGTTTATTGCAAAAATCCCAGATAATTCTTTATTTAGGATCTATATTTTATTTCCAGATCCTTGGCCAAAGGTAAGACATAATAAACGTAGAATAATAAATTCAGATTCTTTAAAGCTATTTGCAAGCAAAATGCGGTCTGATGGTTTATTGTATACTGCAACAGATGATAGAGGCTATGCAGAGCATATGTTGTGCTGCTTTGAGAATAATGATTTTGCAATAAAAAATTTACCTAGATATTGTAAGTCAGTAGAAGATAAGTTAAATGCGCTAGAGAAACCTTCAGACTGGAGAGAGACTAAGTATGAGGCTAAAGCTATAGAATTATCTAAAAAAATCTTCTATATAGTCGCAATGAAGATTTAATGTTACATTTACAAGGTTCACGTTCTATAGCTATTTGCACAATATGTGTAATGTTTAGCTGCTAGAGTTGTGTTATCTATTTGTTTATGAACTTATTATCTTACAATTTTATGTTGTTCCAACATCTGATATAGTTCATCCCTGATTATTAATTGGTAACTTGAGTTAGATGTAGTGCCTGCATCAAAAATATATTCTGCAAGTAGTACTCATATATTTGCAAAGTGTATAGGCGCATGATAAATAACTGTTGTTATCTCGAAATGCATTCTAAGTGTTAGAGCAGGTTGGCTGGTTTAACGAGCGAGTCAATTGCTATGGTAGGTTGAAAAGCGCTGTAGAGTTGATTAAAATAAACGCTTATATAAGTTGCACAAGATTATTGTGCTAATATACATAAATAAATGATTTAGAGTATGATATATTATTTTATTGCTGATTTAATACATCATTTTAGCATATTTAATGTTTGTAGATATATCACGTTTCGAAGTATTTGTGCGGTATTCACAGCACTTTTAGTGAGCTTTATATTTGGCAAAAAATTCATAAGCTTTTTAAAGTCTGTACAGACTGCAGGGCAGCCAATTAGAGAAGATGGACCTGATTCTCATATTATGACTAAAGCAGGGACTCCTACTATGGGAGGTGCCTTGATACTTTTTAGTACAATAGTATCAACTTTCATTTGGGCAGATCTGCAAAATAAGTACGTATGGATTTGTTTATCTGCTATGTTAGCTTATGGTGTGATTGGCTTCATTGATGACTATAGAAAGCTCAAGTATAAAAATTCAAAAGGTCTTTCTGCAAAAGCGAAGTTCTCCATGCAGCTTTTATTTGGATTACTTGTAAGCATATTAATAGGTTCTGTGGCAGAAAGCTCTGCGACAACTTTGTTCTTCCCATTTTTTAAAAATGTTGGTGTTGATTTGGGTTTATTTTATTTTGTTTTTTCAAGCATTGTGATTACAGGTTCTTCGAATGCAGTGAATTTAACAGATGGGCTTGATGGACTTGCAATTATGCCAATCATTATAGCTGCCGCGTGTTTCGCATTGATTAGTTACTTGACTGGAAATATTGTGTTTGCAAATTACCTGCAGCTTAATTATGTGCAAAGTGCAGGAGAAATTGCTGTACTTTGTGCATCATTAATTGGAGCAGGGCTTGGGTTTCTTTGGTATAATGCGCCACCAGCTAAAGTTTTCATGGGAGATATCGGTAGTCTCTCACTTGGAGCGCTTCTTGGTTCTATCAGTGTGATTACTAAGCATGAGATTGTGCTTGGTATTATATGTGGTCTTTTTGTGATAGAAGCTATGTCTGTAATATTACAAGTCGCATCTTTCAAATTATATGGGAGAAGAATATTTAAGATGGCACCAATACACCATCATTTTGAAAAACTTGGTTGGAGTGAGTCGACTATTGTGATGAGATTCTGGATAGTTGCAATTATATTTGCTCTAATCGGGCTTTCCACATTAAAACTTAGATAAATGATTAGCTTAAATTATTATAAGAAAAAGCTTGTTGGGGTATATGGGCTTGGCATAACTGGGGTTGCTGCAATAGAAGCACTGGTGTTTGGAGGCGCTTCTGTTATTGCCTGGGATGATAATGATTCTGTAATGGAGTCTATGAAAGATCTGCTGTATGAGAAGGGAGAGCTATCTATTGCGTTTCATAAATCTCACCTTCGATTTCAAAGGCCTTCTGAAGAAGAATTGCAGAAGATGTATTCGATCGTTGTAAGTCCAGGCATTCCAATTTGTTATCCTTATGTTAGCAAATATATTCTCTTTGCAAGAGAGCATAATATTGCTTTGGTATCAGATATAGAGTTGCTGCAGGTAGCTCAGCCAGCTGCGTCTTATATAGGGATTACTGGGACAAATGGTAAGTCGACTACTACAGCACTAGTAGGGCATATTCTGCAGTTTGCTGGTGTTAAGACAGAAGTTGGAGGTAATATTGGAAATCCTGCTTTAGCTCTTTCAGAGCTGCAGTTAGGTGATGTCTATACAATGGAGGTTTCTTCATTTCAGTTAGATCTTTTTTCTAATATGCGTTTTG
This region of Candidatus Lariskella endosymbiont of Epinotia ramella genomic DNA includes:
- the bamE gene encoding outer membrane protein assembly factor BamE produces the protein MFVVGCSVRRINSGYQYENADLQSIVKSQSTSDDVNRILGTPTVTSDFGPKTFFYMGAKYDKIAFFDPKLIEQKIIAISFNNNDVVNDIRFYGTEDSRMVVFSKDSIIIKGNEVSLFRQLFRNLGRFNRSPSNL
- a CDS encoding DNA recombination protein RmuC translates to METIIIALASLFFVLLSQFFVYRKVSIFAGRSGALEELTKQITELTYLSVSNKTQIESLQSHISEQLKVSRDIQQEQLKFISDALEKLKTANDLHADRMRQTVDSKLLDIQHSNDKKLEEMRKTVDEKLHSTLEQRLNQSFKLVSDKLEMLHKGLGQMQSISSQVVDLKNILSNVKTRGIWGEVQLKSIIEQIMTPEQYLENINVIPGSQERVEYAVRLPGRDNSGDILLPIDAKFPLEDYQRLIEAQKTGDVNRIKEYASNLKKVVKKQAKTISEKYIKDPYTTDFAIMFMATEGLYAEVLQEPGIVEELQSSYRVIIAGPATISAMLSSLKMGFKTLAIERKSKELWALLAPLKSQFNNFGTLLGKTRLKLEQATETIVKVENETRKIQNNFQNIESSSAANVVELDVEHLPSI
- a CDS encoding PBP1A family penicillin-binding protein, whose protein sequence is MLNSIVKWAAFLFGVCLLFVIFSLQLIIFFSHDLPDYQQLADYDPPGITRLYSHSGEVLSEYAIEKRTFVPISEVPTIVINAFLAAEDKNFFQHPGVDLYSTIRAAIQSVLNLAASKRVVGGSTITQQVVKDFLLTNERSISRKIKEAILAYRISKIYSKHRILELYLNQIFLGNNSYGIVTAAQNYFDKDLKDLNIAEAAMLAALPKAPSTLNPFTNYSKAKIRRDWVIERMAEEEMITDREAAKYIKQKILLRTKRMLQEHGESFYTESVKQELVKMFGEHDVVSKGFVVNTNLDIELQRFADESFKKGLIGYDKKHGWRGPIDKISSSEIANWQNVISRYSAVAIENNLDVAIVLKIANNRAIIGLPNSSQGFIAFDDVKWARKNLKNQTLGPQLNSISEVLNAGHVIFVKNIEGDKYTLEQVPDVEGGMVVMEPYTGKVLAMVGGFNGNKTYFNRAIQAERQPGSVFKPLVYLAALEQNIQPNTIILDEPISVSQGKGMPNWSPKNYNANFLGPITLRTALEKSRNTPTVRIMLTVGLPSIIELANRFGVYKKSKAAYSIALGAFETTLMEITNAYNTVASGGLAVTPKLIESIYDRRGNMIYRSEDIICKSCTSDLISSIADGSIYEDAELPDIEYPTYRLVDTDTNYQFVSLLEGAMRRGTGAKANVLGIPVAGKTGTTNDSFDAWFVGFTPYIIVGVYVGFDKPRTLGARETGSTVALPIFIDFMQKACAKMPALEFAVPDGIALKAVNKRTGRVLEEEDYEVAKSDIIIEAFKKNHSWSHAFRDRSEENLEESIPHYNLGEILSTLDEEE
- the trmB gene encoding tRNA (guanosine(46)-N7)-methyltransferase TrmB produces the protein MEDFYKHKKYLQSFAVRGRSLSPDQNYLMLDVLKKFSASVNCERIFENIEQCERKINFEIGFGDGKNLIERATKFPEQIFIGCEVYKKGLFRVASYIKDNDAANIYFYEGDGREFIAKIPDNSLFRIYILFPDPWPKVRHNKRRIINSDSLKLFASKMRSDGLLYTATDDRGYAEHMLCCFENNDFAIKNLPRYCKSVEDKLNALEKPSDWRETKYEAKAIELSKKIFYIVAMKI
- the mraY gene encoding phospho-N-acetylmuramoyl-pentapeptide-transferase translates to MIYYFIADLIHHFSIFNVCRYITFRSICAVFTALLVSFIFGKKFISFLKSVQTAGQPIREDGPDSHIMTKAGTPTMGGALILFSTIVSTFIWADLQNKYVWICLSAMLAYGVIGFIDDYRKLKYKNSKGLSAKAKFSMQLLFGLLVSILIGSVAESSATTLFFPFFKNVGVDLGLFYFVFSSIVITGSSNAVNLTDGLDGLAIMPIIIAAACFALISYLTGNIVFANYLQLNYVQSAGEIAVLCASLIGAGLGFLWYNAPPAKVFMGDIGSLSLGALLGSISVITKHEIVLGIICGLFVIEAMSVILQVASFKLYGRRIFKMAPIHHHFEKLGWSESTIVMRFWIVAIIFALIGLSTLKLR